Proteins from a genomic interval of Symmachiella macrocystis:
- a CDS encoding YndJ family transporter, which translates to MLAVVALSMTPEPFEMRWAAGLFLLAPLVLMPLALPLTTVTMSSKLISPLWITLWRIQFPAATLVAISFTLPTGTWAGLMAVPWLLTTGLIALIGLLDFDADQNRSLERLCSQVAMLYLPIGGVATVMTRSELTVFGFSDIIILATAVHFHYAGFILLILAGQVIRHRPGKIVRVATALALFGIPALATGITLSRFNYLYPEWLAAVGLSVVAMIIAWGQCRVAVRKFCGVRRSLLLISGLSLIAGMCMSILFAAGVFRGVHLLGIDIPWMLRYHAVINAFGFALCGVCGWHFVEQQTMTEHRPN; encoded by the coding sequence TTGCTCGCCGTTGTCGCCCTATCGATGACGCCCGAGCCGTTTGAGATGCGTTGGGCGGCCGGGCTTTTCTTGTTGGCCCCCTTGGTGCTCATGCCGCTCGCGTTGCCACTGACCACAGTGACAATGTCGTCGAAGCTCATCTCTCCATTGTGGATCACCCTGTGGCGGATCCAATTCCCCGCAGCCACCCTGGTCGCAATCTCTTTTACACTACCCACCGGCACGTGGGCGGGCCTGATGGCGGTACCGTGGCTACTGACGACCGGGCTGATCGCCCTCATCGGCCTGTTGGATTTCGATGCGGATCAAAATCGTTCGCTAGAACGTCTCTGCTCCCAGGTGGCGATGCTCTACCTGCCGATTGGCGGTGTCGCAACCGTGATGACGCGCTCGGAACTGACGGTCTTTGGTTTCAGTGACATCATCATTCTGGCGACAGCCGTCCACTTTCATTATGCGGGGTTCATCTTGTTAATACTGGCGGGTCAAGTCATCCGTCACCGCCCCGGAAAAATTGTCCGCGTTGCCACAGCTTTGGCGCTTTTCGGAATCCCGGCGCTGGCAACGGGGATCACCTTGTCACGGTTCAATTATCTGTATCCGGAATGGCTGGCCGCTGTTGGGTTGTCCGTGGTGGCGATGATCATTGCCTGGGGCCAATGCCGCGTGGCGGTGCGGAAATTCTGCGGGGTACGCCGATCCCTACTACTTATTTCCGGGCTGTCGTTGATTGCAGGAATGTGTATGTCCATTCTTTTTGCGGCCGGCGTATTTCGTGGCGTGCATCTACTGGGGATCGACATACCATGGATGTTGCGTTATCACGCGGTGATCAATGCGTTCGGGTTCGCGCTGTGTGGCGTGTGCGGTTGGCATTTCGTTGAGCAGCAAACCATGACTGAGCATCGGCCAAACTAA
- a CDS encoding outer membrane protein assembly factor BamB family protein, which produces MRFTCLVRCLAVVALATIVVSVPGSLPAEETFEVDPLDWPHWRGPEYNGISRETGLVDSWSPDGENVLWFKEYLGSRSTPIIMRGKLYTITRDDVASPREGEKVVCADAVTGEKIWENKFNVYLSDVPAERVGWSSVVGDPTTGRVYAMGVCGLFQCIDGETGETIWEHSLSEEYGALTTYGGRTNVPVIHGNLVIISAIVIDWGDMAKPAHRFIAFDKRNGQPVWFNGTRLLPYDTNYSSPVLATIDGQEVLVFGSGDGGVHAFQPQTGKPIWSYDVSRRGINVTPLVVGDRVYAGHSEENLVGTKMGAVFAIDGIGEGDVTKSKELWRNERMMVGKSSPIMVDGKLFTVDDRGGVIVLDPETGNTIAKKKIGRMMRSSPVYADGKIYVCSTGGRWHILKLEDDRIKIVHKLMLKDRSSHGSPVISHGRIYIPFIEGMYCIGKKDQQPTADPRPAPAEVTPVSADDVATQVQVVPVEALLKPGQKLKYQARLYNARGQFLKVADDAKFSIEGIGTISGDGKYEASNDPAHSEVKVTANVGDLSGTARIRIVPPLPWKFEFDDGQVPVTWVGARYRHIALDFDLLKKLEQQSPLASQLYIYLMTSYINSGRPVAKFADDSPRMTWSALLRFLERLDGSDSIRTLDEAKAALDPALQLLADEKVVAEWDWATPTPDVIQLTVKQGTRPVDGNGVMTKIKTIPKGARSQSWMGHVGLHDYTIQADVLGASKNGKMPDIGLIGQRYTLDLMGNSQQLQIRTWPPQLRMAQTVPFTWEPDVWYTMKLQSAIEDGKAVLRGKVWKRDEAEPEQWLVEAVDTVPNLTGSPGLFGNAKEAELFIDNVQVIGNK; this is translated from the coding sequence ATGAGATTCACTTGCCTAGTTCGCTGTCTGGCCGTCGTAGCGTTGGCCACCATCGTGGTCAGCGTTCCCGGTTCCCTGCCTGCGGAGGAGACTTTCGAAGTCGATCCGCTCGACTGGCCGCATTGGCGCGGCCCGGAATACAACGGGATTTCTCGCGAGACGGGACTGGTGGATTCATGGTCGCCGGACGGTGAGAATGTCTTGTGGTTCAAAGAGTATCTCGGCTCCCGTTCGACTCCGATCATCATGCGGGGCAAGTTGTATACCATCACACGGGACGATGTAGCGAGTCCCCGCGAAGGCGAAAAAGTCGTCTGCGCCGATGCTGTGACGGGCGAAAAGATTTGGGAAAACAAATTCAATGTTTATCTCTCGGACGTCCCAGCGGAGCGGGTCGGATGGTCTTCGGTGGTTGGCGATCCGACAACCGGTCGGGTCTATGCGATGGGTGTCTGCGGGCTGTTTCAGTGCATCGATGGGGAGACCGGCGAGACGATTTGGGAACATTCTTTGTCCGAAGAGTACGGCGCGCTAACCACGTACGGCGGACGGACCAACGTTCCGGTCATCCATGGAAACTTGGTGATCATCAGTGCGATTGTGATCGATTGGGGCGACATGGCCAAACCGGCGCATCGCTTCATCGCATTCGATAAACGCAACGGGCAGCCTGTGTGGTTCAACGGCACGCGTTTGCTGCCGTATGACACGAATTACAGTAGTCCAGTGTTGGCGACGATTGATGGTCAAGAAGTTTTAGTCTTCGGCTCGGGAGATGGCGGCGTACACGCCTTTCAACCACAAACCGGCAAGCCGATTTGGTCCTACGACGTTTCGCGGCGGGGCATCAATGTGACACCGTTGGTTGTGGGAGACCGGGTTTATGCCGGGCATAGCGAAGAAAATCTAGTCGGTACCAAAATGGGCGCTGTGTTCGCGATTGACGGTATCGGTGAAGGAGACGTGACAAAATCCAAAGAACTTTGGCGCAACGAACGGATGATGGTCGGCAAGAGTTCGCCCATTATGGTGGACGGCAAGTTGTTCACCGTCGACGACCGTGGCGGCGTGATTGTGCTGGACCCTGAGACGGGCAACACGATCGCTAAAAAGAAAATCGGCCGCATGATGCGGAGCAGCCCGGTGTATGCCGATGGAAAAATTTACGTCTGTAGCACAGGCGGACGCTGGCACATCCTCAAACTCGAAGACGATCGGATCAAGATCGTGCATAAGCTGATGTTGAAAGACAGAAGCTCACACGGTTCACCGGTCATTTCGCATGGTCGGATTTATATTCCGTTCATCGAAGGCATGTATTGCATTGGCAAAAAAGATCAACAGCCGACCGCCGATCCGCGTCCCGCTCCCGCGGAAGTGACTCCCGTATCCGCAGATGATGTCGCAACGCAGGTGCAAGTTGTGCCGGTCGAAGCCTTGCTCAAGCCGGGACAAAAGCTGAAGTATCAAGCGCGGCTTTACAACGCCCGGGGACAATTCCTCAAAGTGGCCGACGATGCGAAATTTAGCATCGAGGGCATTGGCACAATCAGCGGAGATGGGAAGTACGAAGCCTCCAACGATCCCGCGCATTCCGAAGTCAAAGTCACAGCCAACGTCGGCGATCTGTCCGGCACGGCTCGAATTCGCATCGTCCCCCCGCTGCCGTGGAAGTTCGAATTCGACGACGGCCAAGTCCCGGTGACCTGGGTGGGGGCGCGCTATCGGCACATTGCTCTGGACTTTGATTTGCTCAAAAAACTGGAACAGCAAAGCCCATTGGCCTCGCAGTTGTATATCTACTTGATGACCAGTTACATCAACAGCGGCCGACCGGTTGCGAAATTCGCCGACGATTCTCCGCGGATGACTTGGAGCGCCTTGTTGCGGTTTTTAGAACGGCTGGATGGCTCGGATTCGATTCGTACCTTAGACGAAGCGAAAGCGGCACTCGATCCGGCGCTGCAGTTATTGGCGGATGAAAAAGTGGTCGCCGAATGGGATTGGGCGACGCCGACACCGGACGTCATTCAATTGACTGTCAAACAAGGGACTCGACCGGTGGATGGCAATGGTGTGATGACCAAGATCAAAACCATTCCCAAAGGGGCGCGCAGCCAATCTTGGATGGGACATGTCGGATTGCATGACTATACGATTCAAGCCGACGTGCTCGGTGCGAGTAAAAATGGAAAAATGCCCGACATCGGTTTGATCGGTCAGCGGTACACGCTGGACTTGATGGGGAATAGCCAGCAATTGCAGATCCGCACATGGCCGCCGCAATTGCGGATGGCCCAAACGGTTCCGTTCACGTGGGAACCGGACGTGTGGTACACAATGAAACTGCAATCCGCGATTGAAGACGGCAAAGCGGTTCTACGCGGCAAGGTCTGGAAGCGGGACGAGGCGGAACCGGAGCAATGGCTGGTCGAAGCGGTCGACACGGTCCCCAATCTGACCGGAAGCCCCGGCCTGTTTGGAAACGCCAAGGAGGCGGAGTTATTCATCGACAACGTCCAAGTCATCGGCAACAAGTAA
- a CDS encoding outer membrane protein assembly factor BamB family protein: protein MKRKLSQVLVGCSVLTLVGVVTAVLPSAESEPKVGPTELALEAISKMDVQPLDWPQWGGSPARNNTPAGKNIPTKWDVAEGENIKWSADLGSQTYGNAVVANGKVYVGTNNGAGHVKRYPARVDLGCLLCFDEQTGEFLWQHSSEKLPTGRVHDWPLQGICCAPYADGERLWYVSSRGEVVCLDTAGFHDGKNNGPYTEEPNENKDEADVIWKFNMMDDLQVSQHNMCSCSVTCAGDVLLVNTSNGLDESHINLPSPDAPSFIALDRNTGKVIWTDKSPGTNILHGQWSSPTYAVLGGQPQALFAGGDGWIYSFDPKGDGQGNSKMLWKFDCNPKTSEWKLGGRGTRNNIIATPVVYDGLVYVAVGQDPEHEEGLGHLWCIDPTKRGDVSEELAVDANGEPIPHQRIQAVNEANGEKTTPNPNSAAVWHYSQFDWDGDGEIADFMEEMHRSCGTVAIKDDILFIADFSGLFHCLDAKTGKVHWTYDMLSPAWGSPLIVEGRVYIGDEDGDISIFPLTTDPEEAFHEVDGELLPKLGVINMEESVYSTPIVANNVLFISNKSKLYAISPKD, encoded by the coding sequence ATGAAACGCAAGTTGTCACAGGTACTCGTCGGCTGTTCGGTGTTGACTCTCGTCGGCGTCGTGACTGCGGTCCTCCCTTCGGCCGAGTCGGAACCCAAGGTCGGTCCAACGGAACTGGCTCTCGAAGCGATTTCTAAAATGGACGTCCAGCCGCTCGACTGGCCGCAATGGGGCGGTAGTCCGGCACGCAACAACACTCCAGCCGGTAAAAATATCCCCACAAAGTGGGATGTGGCTGAGGGAGAAAACATCAAATGGTCAGCCGATCTCGGCTCGCAGACCTACGGCAACGCGGTGGTCGCCAACGGAAAAGTCTATGTCGGAACGAACAACGGCGCCGGTCACGTCAAGCGTTATCCGGCACGGGTCGATCTGGGATGCCTGCTTTGTTTCGATGAACAAACCGGAGAGTTTTTGTGGCAACACTCCAGCGAAAAACTCCCCACCGGCCGCGTGCACGACTGGCCGCTGCAAGGCATTTGTTGTGCTCCCTACGCCGATGGCGAACGCTTGTGGTACGTCTCCAGCCGTGGTGAAGTTGTCTGCTTGGATACGGCCGGTTTTCACGATGGAAAAAACAACGGGCCGTACACCGAAGAGCCGAACGAAAACAAAGACGAAGCCGATGTGATTTGGAAGTTCAACATGATGGACGACCTGCAGGTTTCGCAGCACAACATGTGCAGCTGTTCGGTCACCTGTGCCGGCGATGTCCTGCTGGTCAATACCTCCAACGGCCTCGACGAATCACACATCAACTTGCCCTCACCGGATGCGCCCAGTTTTATTGCGTTGGATCGCAACACCGGCAAAGTGATTTGGACCGACAAGTCACCCGGGACAAACATCCTGCACGGCCAATGGTCCTCGCCAACCTATGCGGTCCTGGGCGGGCAGCCGCAGGCATTGTTCGCCGGTGGCGACGGATGGATCTATAGCTTCGATCCCAAAGGGGACGGGCAAGGCAACTCCAAGATGCTGTGGAAGTTCGACTGCAATCCCAAGACATCGGAATGGAAACTGGGAGGTCGCGGAACCCGTAATAACATCATTGCCACGCCCGTGGTTTATGACGGACTGGTTTACGTCGCCGTGGGGCAAGATCCCGAACACGAAGAGGGCCTGGGCCATCTCTGGTGCATTGATCCCACGAAACGCGGCGACGTGAGTGAAGAACTCGCCGTCGACGCCAACGGAGAACCGATTCCGCATCAACGCATTCAAGCGGTCAACGAAGCCAATGGTGAAAAAACGACTCCCAATCCCAACTCGGCTGCCGTCTGGCATTACAGTCAGTTCGACTGGGATGGCGACGGAGAGATTGCCGACTTCATGGAAGAGATGCATCGATCCTGTGGGACAGTGGCGATCAAGGACGACATCTTGTTTATCGCCGACTTCAGCGGCCTGTTTCATTGCCTGGATGCCAAAACCGGCAAAGTGCATTGGACGTACGACATGCTTTCACCCGCTTGGGGTTCGCCCTTGATCGTAGAAGGTCGCGTCTACATCGGCGATGAAGATGGTGACATTTCGATCTTTCCGCTGACCACCGATCCTGAAGAAGCATTCCATGAAGTCGACGGCGAATTGCTCCCCAAATTGGGCGTGATCAACATGGAAGAGTCGGTGTACAGTACGCCGATCGTCGCTAACAATGTGTTGTTCATCAGCAACAAGAGCAAGCTGTACGCAATTTCCCCGAAGGACTAA
- a CDS encoding NADPH:quinone reductase has translation MKAAFITSTGSPDCIQYADQPQPQPTDNQVLVKVAAVAVNPIDTYIRSGAVALPLEFPYIIGCDLAGEVEAVGQGVTRFKIGDRVWGSNQGLFGRPGTFAEYTAVDEQWLYPTPAGQCDEAAAAGALVGITAHLGLFRSGRLQAGEIVFVNGGTGGVGSSVVQLAKGAGATVIATVGNAEKQAACKALGADLVVDYHSPTMDDEIRQFIEPHGGIDLWYETQRSPNFDRTVSLMRMGGRIIFMAGRDARPEFPVGPSYTKDLSYLGFAMFNASAEQQRECATGINRLQEAGGWTPIIGQRFPLSEAAAAHQLQEEGTLQGSGGLSGKIVLTV, from the coding sequence ATGAAAGCGGCATTCATCACATCCACCGGCAGCCCCGATTGCATTCAATACGCGGATCAACCGCAACCGCAGCCGACCGACAATCAGGTCTTGGTCAAAGTCGCCGCCGTCGCCGTCAATCCGATCGATACGTATATCCGTAGCGGCGCGGTCGCCTTGCCGCTTGAGTTTCCCTACATCATCGGTTGCGATCTAGCGGGAGAGGTCGAAGCGGTCGGGCAGGGGGTGACGCGATTCAAAATCGGCGATCGCGTGTGGGGCAGCAATCAAGGACTGTTCGGCCGACCGGGGACATTCGCCGAATATACCGCCGTCGATGAGCAATGGTTGTATCCCACACCCGCCGGCCAATGCGACGAAGCAGCAGCCGCCGGCGCGCTGGTGGGCATCACCGCCCACCTGGGACTGTTCCGCAGCGGACGTCTGCAAGCGGGTGAAATTGTGTTCGTCAACGGTGGCACGGGCGGCGTGGGATCTTCGGTGGTGCAATTGGCCAAGGGAGCCGGCGCCACGGTCATTGCCACCGTGGGCAACGCCGAAAAACAAGCCGCTTGCAAAGCATTAGGCGCCGACTTGGTCGTGGATTATCACTCGCCGACGATGGACGACGAGATCCGCCAATTCATCGAACCGCACGGCGGCATCGACCTCTGGTACGAAACACAACGGTCGCCAAACTTTGATCGGACCGTCAGCTTGATGCGGATGGGCGGCCGCATCATCTTCATGGCCGGCCGCGACGCCCGCCCGGAATTCCCCGTCGGCCCCTCCTACACCAAGGACCTCAGCTACCTCGGCTTCGCCATGTTCAACGCCAGCGCGGAACAACAACGCGAATGCGCCACAGGCATCAACCGTTTACAGGAAGCGGGCGGCTGGACGCCAATCATCGGCCAGCGATTCCCCCTCAGCGAAGCCGCCGCGGCGCATCAATTGCAGGAAGAAGGCACGCTGCAAGGGAGTGGGGGTTTGTCGGGGAAGATTGTGCTGACGGTTTGA
- a CDS encoding DUF1990 family protein codes for MQILFRPLSGKPDLAPWLKRETWEATRPREERLVRENAFTGSVGREPSGEPIPAGLHRALAEVVFSYRAFPESLVTPNLLRSPLDSGDTVGTQYHLFPGIDLFFASRVLETFDAPQDGIWRTGFTYTTIVEHPVMGSETFSVEKNLATGDITVALRSWSQPITRLARCFAIPCRILQARAGRAAVERLRKLAEEFRGSPNDASTIRLGTQS; via the coding sequence ATGCAAATCCTATTTCGCCCACTGAGTGGCAAGCCTGACTTAGCCCCCTGGCTGAAACGGGAAACCTGGGAAGCGACGCGTCCGCGCGAAGAGCGGTTGGTGCGGGAGAATGCCTTCACCGGCAGCGTAGGCCGCGAGCCGTCCGGCGAGCCGATTCCAGCGGGACTGCATCGGGCCTTAGCAGAAGTGGTGTTCTCCTATCGCGCCTTTCCGGAGTCGCTGGTCACGCCGAATTTATTGCGGTCGCCCCTCGATTCGGGCGACACGGTTGGCACGCAATACCATTTGTTCCCCGGGATCGATCTGTTTTTTGCATCACGCGTATTGGAAACGTTTGATGCTCCCCAAGACGGTATCTGGCGGACCGGTTTCACCTACACCACGATCGTCGAACATCCTGTGATGGGCAGCGAAACCTTCAGCGTCGAAAAAAATCTAGCCACCGGCGATATCACTGTCGCCCTGCGGTCCTGGTCGCAACCGATCACGCGGTTGGCCCGCTGTTTCGCGATCCCCTGCCGCATTCTCCAAGCCCGCGCCGGACGCGCCGCTGTCGAGCGGCTTCGTAAATTGGCGGAGGAGTTTCGCGGCTCCCCGAACGACGCCTCGACAATTCGTTTGGGTACGCAGTCCTGA
- a CDS encoding ArnT family glycosyltransferase, which yields MKLNPSTSLIPALPAMIIALAFFGYFYNKAFAIDDPYFLFQAQHVLTDPWHPSSFDIAWNDRFDRASILSPTGPMMAYILVPTVLADGAEWVAHLTVTLFLCWSAYSMVRIALLLGFSRSEALVSSLMLVATPTVIAMSSTAMPDIPGLAFALAGLERWLAFQAHQKWHQAILAFVFLSLAVLTRSHAAGIVGICALTLVLPLKGQNTKRSVWWLSVVALAAIPAAVLFVSWVTGDTAAETNNLAQTTSFLNLRSAASNFLAFCGHFTLALPLALPWLLMRGKQLFRWQTLVALLPTTLICWVTLMPWWVFVMAGLGAVSLVDILYDACQRRDALRILLGLWLLITLPICLYIHMPSKYLVLSVPALALLLILESRHYSRRIRRAGLGVWLAGSLVLGFLIINFDARRTDFGRRAARELVANKTVEGAVWYGGHWGFQWYAEKAGAKSVLSPAFQPRKGDCIVCSETFFIQTAKYHCRPSSLLEETQPGGQVMSNGAGFYSNYFGYLPISWGHGDYERFHVLVITDPGTRW from the coding sequence TTGAAGTTGAACCCGTCTACCTCTCTGATTCCCGCCCTGCCGGCGATGATAATCGCGTTGGCATTTTTCGGGTATTTTTACAACAAAGCATTCGCGATTGATGATCCCTATTTTTTGTTTCAGGCACAGCATGTCTTGACCGACCCTTGGCATCCTTCCTCGTTCGATATCGCCTGGAATGATCGCTTTGATCGCGCTTCGATCCTCTCGCCAACGGGGCCCATGATGGCCTACATCTTGGTGCCGACGGTGCTGGCGGATGGGGCGGAGTGGGTCGCTCATTTGACGGTGACCCTCTTCCTCTGCTGGTCGGCTTATTCCATGGTGCGGATTGCCTTGTTGCTCGGTTTTTCCCGCAGTGAGGCACTTGTCTCCTCACTCATGTTGGTGGCCACGCCCACCGTGATTGCGATGAGCAGCACTGCCATGCCGGACATTCCAGGGCTTGCGTTCGCGCTCGCGGGTCTGGAACGCTGGCTGGCATTTCAGGCTCATCAAAAGTGGCATCAGGCAATATTGGCTTTTGTGTTTTTGAGCCTCGCGGTATTGACCCGTTCGCATGCGGCGGGAATTGTCGGTATTTGCGCGCTGACGCTGGTGCTGCCTCTAAAGGGGCAAAATACAAAACGGTCTGTTTGGTGGTTGAGCGTAGTTGCTTTGGCTGCCATACCGGCCGCTGTGCTTTTCGTTTCTTGGGTGACAGGGGACACCGCGGCAGAGACAAATAATCTTGCTCAAACCACAAGCTTTTTGAACCTGCGAAGTGCCGCCAGTAATTTTCTGGCGTTCTGTGGTCACTTCACTTTGGCTTTACCGTTGGCCCTGCCGTGGTTGCTGATGCGGGGCAAGCAGCTGTTTCGTTGGCAAACACTGGTGGCCCTGCTGCCCACGACGCTGATCTGTTGGGTCACGCTCATGCCTTGGTGGGTGTTTGTGATGGCGGGGCTGGGGGCAGTCAGCTTGGTGGACATCTTGTATGACGCGTGTCAACGACGTGACGCGCTACGGATTCTTCTCGGCTTATGGCTGCTGATTACATTGCCCATCTGTTTATACATTCATATGCCCAGCAAATATTTGGTGTTGTCGGTCCCGGCACTGGCGTTGTTATTAATCTTGGAGAGCCGTCACTATTCACGCAGGATCCGTAGGGCCGGTTTGGGAGTTTGGTTAGCGGGATCGCTGGTATTAGGATTTCTCATCATTAATTTTGATGCACGCAGGACCGACTTCGGGCGCCGCGCAGCTCGCGAACTTGTCGCAAACAAAACTGTGGAAGGCGCCGTTTGGTACGGGGGGCATTGGGGCTTTCAATGGTATGCTGAAAAGGCTGGGGCCAAGTCAGTGCTGAGTCCCGCCTTTCAGCCGCGCAAGGGCGATTGCATTGTCTGCAGCGAAACGTTTTTCATCCAAACGGCCAAATATCACTGTCGGCCAAGTTCACTGCTGGAAGAGACGCAGCCGGGCGGGCAAGTCATGAGCAATGGGGCCGGGTTCTACAGCAATTATTTTGGGTATCTGCCGATCTCTTGGGGGCACGGCGATTATGAGCGTTTCCATGTATTGGTCATAACAGACCCCGGCACACGCTGGTAG
- a CDS encoding helix-turn-helix domain-containing protein — MGSKSDLREPTSARQSLSVRLQAFRMRKGWNMDRLSEVAGVSRTTVYHLERGDIAKPRASTLYKLAVALEIDPHELSPDAMPVDASGPGWPPGEAQQRGDPRTKFDLRTNPCIKAAYRGAAAHFTGWSQQEWDELYSTFGVGGPLTEQGVLEIARKINRKRETIHQLQVVLETHHADVAAGLIANLYRLVQAELDIAMPAPMQAPVSQGGGDDSPQGGEASTEAGQGQI, encoded by the coding sequence ATGGGGTCGAAATCGGATTTGCGGGAGCCGACCTCCGCGCGACAGAGTCTCTCTGTTCGACTGCAAGCGTTTCGAATGCGTAAAGGCTGGAATATGGACCGGCTCTCCGAGGTGGCCGGGGTTTCGCGCACAACTGTGTATCACCTCGAGCGGGGCGACATCGCCAAGCCGCGTGCCTCTACACTCTATAAGCTGGCAGTTGCGCTGGAGATCGACCCGCACGAACTTTCACCCGATGCCATGCCGGTCGACGCCAGCGGTCCGGGATGGCCGCCTGGGGAGGCACAGCAGCGCGGCGACCCGCGCACCAAGTTCGACCTGCGCACAAATCCCTGCATAAAAGCAGCTTATCGCGGGGCAGCTGCGCATTTTACGGGGTGGTCACAGCAAGAGTGGGACGAACTCTACAGTACGTTCGGTGTCGGCGGACCTTTGACCGAGCAGGGTGTGCTGGAGATTGCCCGCAAAATCAACCGTAAGCGCGAGACCATTCACCAACTGCAAGTTGTGCTGGAAACGCACCATGCCGATGTCGCCGCTGGGTTGATCGCCAATTTGTATCGGCTCGTCCAGGCGGAATTGGATATTGCCATGCCCGCGCCCATGCAGGCTCCGGTGTCGCAAGGCGGCGGCGACGATTCGCCGCAGGGTGGCGAGGCCTCAACAGAGGCCGGGCAGGGGCAGATTTGA
- a CDS encoding ankyrin repeat domain-containing protein codes for MNELQQAAFELRLNDLKRLTRNNAVLDGTLLAACSAHDPDPTNQIRVIRHLVQCGVSVNETDKNGVTPLHRAARFRSPVAAKELIASGADVNAVDKRTGSTPLHRAVTNTGAPATAGKGDRAIDLTRLLLSHGADARIKNKNGKMAIDYVKHAALKDVFAELNAS; via the coding sequence ATGAATGAACTTCAACAAGCAGCGTTTGAGCTTCGTTTGAATGATCTCAAGCGATTAACCCGTAACAATGCCGTTCTGGATGGCACATTGTTAGCAGCGTGCTCCGCGCATGATCCGGACCCCACAAATCAAATTCGCGTCATCCGGCATTTGGTCCAGTGTGGAGTCTCGGTGAACGAAACAGACAAGAACGGTGTCACGCCGCTGCACCGAGCCGCGCGATTCCGCAGCCCTGTCGCTGCAAAAGAACTGATTGCAAGTGGGGCGGACGTAAACGCGGTCGATAAACGGACCGGATCGACTCCACTGCATCGGGCTGTGACGAACACCGGCGCGCCTGCAACGGCGGGAAAGGGGGATCGAGCGATTGACCTCACGAGGCTATTGCTGTCCCATGGTGCCGACGCACGAATCAAGAACAAAAACGGAAAGATGGCGATCGATTACGTCAAGCATGCGGCGTTGAAAGACGTTTTCGCCGAGCTGAACGCCTCATAA